Genomic DNA from Equus quagga isolate Etosha38 chromosome 10, UCLA_HA_Equagga_1.0, whole genome shotgun sequence:
CATTCACATTTCTAGCAACCTTAGGGTCATGATGATATATGTGTTCTCCAGGACAACAGAAGCTTTCTCtactgttctctcttctttctgagcACTCACCAGAATCACCcttaatgtccatatttctactGGTGCTCTCTTCAAGGCAATCTAGGCCTTTTCTAACATGCACCTCAAAATTCTACAGCCTCTACCCATTACCCAACACCAGAGTTATTTCCACATGTTTAGAGATTTTTTATAGCAGCACCCTACTTCCTGGTATCAAAATCCGCATCATTTCCCTGGGGCAGCTGTAACTAAGTACCACAAAGTGGGtgacttcaacaacagaaatttcttctctcacagttctggaaactagaagtctgaaatctggGCGTTGGAGGGCTACACTCCCTCTGCAGGCTCTAGGGAAGGATTcgtcctgcctcttccagcttttgggGGAACCCCTTTTGggggttccttggcttgtggccacctCACTCTagtccctgcctctgtctccacgTGGCCTTCTCCCCCGTGtctgtgtctcctcttctgtctcttaaaggacacctgtcattgcatttagggcccaccctactccaggatgatctcattttaacaaattacatcttcagtgaccctatttccaaatagggtcacattctgaggtacttggagttaggacttcaacacatccTTGGTGGGGGTACAATTCAACCTGTCACAGAGGCcgtcctcccaccccaccccatgggAACCAGGTGCTCTCGGAGCTATTTTCCTGCAGTCCAGTCTGGCCGGGCACTCATATGTGCAGTTACCCTCCCAgctgctccttccttccccacctgtGCTCTGTTCCTGGTACGGGCACAGCCCAAGCCAGCTCTCCCGCCTCCTTTTTCCCACCAGTGGCAGAAAAGCCTCCCTGGGGTCCCTGTCACCTTGCCCTGAGGGCAGCCCCAGAAGGATGCAGAGTATCCATGGAAGTGTCCCTGGCCTTGGCCTGAGCcatgtcccctccccaccaccagtCCTTTGCTCTGTGGTCACTCATTCCTCCCTATGGGCTGGTCCTGGCCTCCCTGTCTCCGATCTCGGGTGACCCCAGGACCAGGCCCATGGGTCACCCCTCCTGTCCCCACTCAGAGCCACGGGCCAGGAAGTACAAGTGCGGCCTGCCCCAGCCATGTCCTGAGGAGCACCTGGCCTTTCGCATGGTCAGCGGGGCTGCCAATGTCATCGGACCCAAGATCTGCCTCGAGGACAAGATGTGAGCTGCTTGGGGTAgacagaggcaggggagggaatGGGGGACCAAAAGCTGGGTCTGTGAGGGCCTGGGCATGTGAGGGAAAGCAGAGCAGATGTGCTACTCGAGGGCTCCGTCTCCCTGCCAGGCTCATGAGCAGTGTCAAGGACAACGTGGGACGTGGACTGAACATCGCCCTAGTGAACGGTGAGTCCTCCATGATGTGGGGTCAGAGTTAAGAccagagaagcagagctgggCCATGACCTGCCACCCTGCTTCCTCACCCTCTCCTTGCGAGGAGGTGTCTGGCTGTTTGTCTTGGCCCTCCCCTCCAGGAATTCCCAGGGAGGCCCGGGAAGGGGTCTCTGCAGGGGTCTGTGTGAGCTGAAGGCTCCACAGAAGTGACCCAATGAACAAAACCATGGTAGCAGTAAAAAACTAGAAGTTTCCAGGAAGTTGGAGGGTGCTTCATGGAGAGCTCCTGGAGGGCCCGAAATGCCAGGCAGAAGCTCTGCAGCCTTAGGCGGGCTGCCGCTGTCTGAACGAGGGGCACAGTGGGCATGAATATGGGGGGATGTTTGAAAAGCTTCCAGAAGGGCTGCACCTGGTGGCCACCACCATGTCCTGATCTGGGGGGATCGAGGTGGTAGGGTGGAGTTACCCTGGTGCTTGCCCAGTAggaccccctccctccctctcgaCCCAGGGGTCAGCGGTGAGCTTATCGAGGCCCGAGCCTTCGACATGTGGGCAGGAGGTGAGTGGCAGCTGTGGCCTCTTCTTTGTGACTGTGCAGCAGAACGACTGGGAGTCTTTCCCCTGAAACACTCTTCTTTCTATCCATTCTCTGGGGGCTTCTCAAGCACTTCCTTGGGTTTGGAAAAGGTGGGAAGGGACAGGTGTATGGTCATGGGGATGGCCCTGGCTTCTTATACCAGTTTGCCCCTGCACTCACTTGGCCCCCCTTGGTGGGATATGTCCCTGGCCTGATCCctactttagtttcctcatttggagCACAGGGGTTGTGGGGGAAGGGTGCTCAGTGGTGCCTGATGCTCCGTGTTCCATTGGACCTGTCCCCCCCAGATGTCAACGATCTGCTGAAGTTTATTCGGCCACTGCATGAAGGCACGCTGGTGTTCGTGGCGTCCTATGATGACCCAGCCACCAAGTAAGTGGTTGCCAAGGCCAGCCTCAGCCTGGCCCTTCTCTGGCGAGGCTcacatctcttccttctttgcgGCAGGATGAATGAAGAGACCAGGAAGCTTTTCAGCGATCTGGGCAGCAAGAATGTCAAGGATCTCGCCTTCCGGGACAGCTGGGTGTTTGTGGGGGCCAAGGGCGTGCAGAACAAGAGCCCCTTTGAGCAGGTACAGCTGGAGAGCGTGGTGCCTCTGCTTCCCAGCCCAGGGCAGTCTGCCTGCCCCTTCTGCCTGCAGACATTGGTCGCCCCGCTGACCATCCTGCCAGGTCCCCTTCTGTTCACACCACAGCCTGCCCTGAATTCTGCCCTAGCACACACCCCCAAGGCAGGCCTGGCCCCTCACCGTCTGCACAGGGAGGGGCAGTAATGTGACCTTGTCTGTCCTGTATGGATTTCAGTCTTTAAATGGCAAAGCTTTCACATTGGCAAGAGTCACAACTAAGCAACCTTCCTCTCAAACATCTTCAAGATGCTCAGTTCTGTCCCATTCTCCCAAGACCCAGTACCCCGATTGACACTATATACCCTTCTGCCACCAGCCCTGGCTGCCCTCTGGCCAGCTGCTCCTCTGGGGCCACATGTGTCAGGTCCCATCCTTATTTTGGGGAGGCTCCCAGTCCAGTGAAAAGCTACGGTGCCCCCAAGCCCTGCTCCCCACAGCAGGACAAGGCAAACAGGCTGTTCCAGTGGTTTCTGGAAGGCTCTGGCTGCCAAAAGAGCAGCTCAGCCCCCAGAGAAGAAATGCCCCCTCTGGCCTGGCTTTTTCTGCAGCTTCCAGCAGCTGCCTGCAGGCCAGGTAAGGACAGGgacacacacactccctccttcccttacCGTTGTGTTCCAGGCCAACATGAGGGCACAGAAGTTGACCCCCCGCTCCACCTGTGAGGGGGCAGGCCAGCGCAGCTATTGccatttttagatgagaaaatcaaggcaggcaggcaggcagagagtACACAGTTGGTTGACACTAGCACAGGGGGACTGAAACCTCTGTCTGTCCCCTGTGCCTGAGGGCTGAGGCTATGACTTcctgctccccccaccctgcAGCACGTGAAGAACAGTAAGCACACCAATAAGTATGAAGGCTGGCCTGAGGCGCTGGAGATGGAAGGCTGCATCCCGAGGAGGACCATGGCCAGCTAGCCCACCGAGCGTGAGCTCCAGGCTGAGGGAGGCTGCGTGTGCCCAGCCCGGGTGgaggcggtggcggcggcggcggcggcagtggcggcggcggcagcagtgCAGGGCTGAGGCCCGACCCCATACCCGGCCAGGAACATTCTCTTGCCCCAACACATTGGGGCTCCAAGGCAGTGACTGATGACCAAAGCATGACCAGTGGTCGGGGCTGAAGGGGCCGGCCGCGTCACACTTTGTCAGGGGAGCCCAGGTACTCATCTCCTTTTCCTAGGCTGCTTCCCCTGGCTAGCCCCCACCCGATTCCCAACCACCCCCAGCCGCAAGGACCCTGGGTGCTCACCCCCTCATCGCACAAGTCTGGTAGCAGCTGCCTGGTGGATTGGGGCATCTTCCAGAACCTCTCCGTCCCAACACCACTCGCTGCCCTGTGGGCTAACCTGTTTCCAGTGTGACTCCTTCTGGTGAGCCACACCTGGTGGCCAGTTCGGGGGACTGGCTGCCTCCTGCCTCGCTCTCTGCGGGAAGGGGCCGCCTTGGAGCCAGACCAGCTGGGACAGCAAGACAGCGAGCCTGATGACAGTCCCTAGCGCAGTGGGTTCCGGCTCCTGCAGTTTATCAGAGGGCCCGCCTTCTAGATGACCTCTTAATAAATTGGTGGCCCTCGATGGAATGAAGTACATTCAGTGGGGAGTCAGGGCTGGTGGTGTCAGGGGGAGGGACATGTCCTGGAGGCTCAGCTGACCTGCCCCCACAGCCTTAGCAGACAGCCTTTGTCTCCAGGGCTCCTGCCACCGACAGGTCCCATTGTAGCTGAGGTGTGACTCAGGCGGTGAGCAGAGGAGCTCCCCAACTGGCATCCCCATAGCCTTACCTGAGAGAGATGGTTCTGCCCTCTGAGGCTGCAGGAAACTCACGCAGCTCTCTCGGACACAGCACAGGCCTGTAGGGACAGGGATGGGGATTAAAACCAGCCCAAGTGCCTTCCCTCTCCGCCCAGCCTCCCTCAGGAGCTAGTGTCTCCCCA
This window encodes:
- the FAM3A gene encoding protein FAM3A isoform X3; translated protein: MRLAGPLRIVALVVIVGLTWIIVSILLGGPGSGFPRIQQLFTSPENSATVEPRARKYKCGLPQPCPEEHLAFRMVSGAANVIGPKICLEDKMLMSSVKDNVGRGLNIALVNDVNDLLKFIRPLHEGTLVFVASYDDPATKMNEETRKLFSDLGSKNVKDLAFRDSWVFVGAKGVQNKSPFEQHVKNSKHTNKYEGWPEALEMEGCIPRRTMAS
- the FAM3A gene encoding protein FAM3A isoform X2 — translated: MRLAGPLRIVALVVIVGLTWIIVSILLGGPGSGFPRIQQLFTKPRARKYKCGLPQPCPEEHLAFRMVSGAANVIGPKICLEDKMLMSSVKDNVGRGLNIALVNGVSGELIEARAFDMWAGDVNDLLKFIRPLHEGTLVFVASYDDPATKMNEETRKLFSDLGSKNVKDLAFRDSWVFVGAKGVQNKSPFEQHVKNSKHTNKYEGWPEALEMEGCIPRRTMAS
- the FAM3A gene encoding protein FAM3A isoform X1 produces the protein MRLAGPLRIVALVVIVGLTWIIVSILLGGPGSGFPRIQQLFTSPENSATVEPRARKYKCGLPQPCPEEHLAFRMVSGAANVIGPKICLEDKMLMSSVKDNVGRGLNIALVNGVSGELIEARAFDMWAGDVNDLLKFIRPLHEGTLVFVASYDDPATKMNEETRKLFSDLGSKNVKDLAFRDSWVFVGAKGVQNKSPFEQHVKNSKHTNKYEGWPEALEMEGCIPRRTMAS